The Streptococcaceae bacterium ESL0729 genome has a segment encoding these proteins:
- a CDS encoding DEAD/DEAH box helicase, whose amino-acid sequence MIDKKTLPEVWQKQLTDLGFENFTQIQEESFEPLSNGQNVVATSPTGTGKTLAYLLPLLLKVQKGRGQQLLILAPNSELAGQIFEVTKTWAEPLGLKSSLVIAGASLKRQIERLKKAPEIVVATPGRALELVKDKKIKMTAIDMIVLDEVDQLVEAGQFNFVKPIINRTPKDYQFAFYSATANSQLDKIQEIASSKLKNLLEINIQATESQVDHIFTEVERRRKVDFLRQLAHLPGMRGLVFFNRLDDLGNAEEKLQYQGINAASLASDIGGRYRKVLLEKFKNGDITLLLATDLLARGIDIENLDYVINFDVPVTEESYVHRAGRTGRMGKEGTVLTLLSNPIEKKDLKRLTTTSEKVLKNQKFIDKK is encoded by the coding sequence ATGATTGACAAAAAAACACTACCCGAAGTTTGGCAGAAACAACTGACAGACTTAGGCTTTGAAAACTTTACACAAATTCAAGAAGAGAGCTTTGAGCCCTTAAGTAATGGCCAAAATGTGGTGGCAACAAGCCCTACAGGGACTGGTAAAACCTTGGCCTACCTCCTTCCACTGCTTTTAAAGGTCCAAAAGGGACGGGGGCAACAGCTACTAATTTTAGCACCTAACTCTGAACTTGCAGGACAAATCTTTGAGGTAACAAAGACTTGGGCTGAACCTCTTGGTCTTAAGTCAAGCCTTGTTATTGCTGGAGCAAGCCTTAAAAGGCAGATTGAACGCCTTAAAAAGGCTCCAGAGATTGTTGTGGCAACACCGGGACGAGCTCTTGAGCTGGTTAAGGACAAAAAAATCAAGATGACAGCCATTGACATGATTGTCCTTGATGAAGTGGATCAGCTGGTTGAGGCTGGGCAATTCAACTTTGTAAAGCCGATTATTAACCGCACTCCCAAGGATTATCAGTTTGCCTTTTATTCAGCTACAGCAAATTCACAACTGGATAAAATTCAAGAAATCGCAAGCTCAAAGCTCAAAAATCTACTTGAAATCAACATCCAGGCTACTGAATCGCAGGTTGACCATATCTTCACTGAGGTTGAACGCCGCCGTAAGGTTGACTTTTTACGCCAGCTGGCCCACCTGCCAGGTATGCGGGGTCTTGTCTTCTTCAATCGACTTGATGATTTAGGAAATGCTGAGGAAAAACTCCAGTATCAGGGCATTAATGCCGCAAGCCTTGCCAGTGATATCGGTGGAAGATACCGCAAGGTTCTCTTAGAGAAATTTAAGAATGGCGATATCACCCTTCTACTTGCGACTGATCTTTTGGCCCGCGGGATTGATATTGAAAACCTGGATTATGTCATTAACTTTGACGTGCCAGTAACTGAGGAGTCCTATGTTCACCGTGCTGGTCGAACTGGCCGCATGGGAAAAGAGGGAACCGTTTTAACCCTTCTATCTAATCCCATTGAGAAAAAAGATTTAAAACGTCTGACAACAACCAGTGAGAAGGTGCTTAAAAATCAAAAATTTATTGATAAAAAATAA
- a CDS encoding Gfo/Idh/MocA family oxidoreductase, producing the protein MIKLGIIGSSWISRQFIDAALATNKYEFTAFYSRQLTRAQEFTQDFKGTVELFDSLADFYAANFDTVYIASPNSLHYPQAKEAIRARKNVILEKPACSNPDELAELIKLSKDYNVFLFEAARNIHEKSLALIKDFLKDKEIWGADFTYAKYSSKMPELLSGKVPNIFSSKFSGGALADLGVYLLYAASYLFGPPNQASYQAVITEEGIDLNGVGILSYEGFKLALKTGKNITSNLPSEIYTSEGTLVLDGVNAIGRAEFIYHTGQRLDLEVTSTENPMLEEAYDFAQIILDNNIQENNNYKKLLQLAQIVAQTSYQMRLAAGIKFEADIHD; encoded by the coding sequence ATGATAAAACTTGGTATTATCGGTAGTAGCTGGATTAGTAGGCAATTCATTGATGCAGCCCTTGCCACTAATAAATATGAATTTACAGCCTTTTACTCAAGGCAGCTAACAAGAGCTCAAGAATTCACCCAGGATTTTAAGGGGACTGTTGAACTTTTTGATAGTCTGGCTGATTTTTACGCGGCTAACTTTGATACAGTCTACATTGCAAGCCCAAATTCCCTTCATTATCCCCAGGCCAAGGAAGCTATAAGAGCCCGTAAGAATGTTATCCTTGAAAAACCAGCTTGCTCAAATCCAGATGAACTTGCTGAACTCATCAAACTTTCTAAGGATTACAATGTCTTCTTATTTGAGGCAGCAAGAAATATCCACGAAAAATCCCTAGCCCTAATCAAGGACTTTTTAAAGGACAAGGAAATTTGGGGAGCTGACTTTACCTATGCCAAGTATTCTTCTAAGATGCCAGAACTTCTTAGCGGGAAAGTCCCCAATATCTTTTCCAGTAAATTTTCAGGGGGTGCTCTAGCAGACCTTGGAGTCTACCTCCTTTATGCAGCTAGCTACCTTTTTGGCCCTCCTAATCAAGCAAGCTATCAGGCAGTAATCACCGAAGAGGGAATTGACCTAAATGGAGTGGGTATTTTGTCCTATGAGGGCTTTAAGCTAGCCCTTAAGACTGGTAAAAATATCACCAGCAACCTTCCAAGCGAAATCTATACCAGTGAGGGAACCCTTGTTCTTGACGGGGTTAATGCCATAGGAAGGGCAGAATTTATTTATCACACGGGGCAAAGGCTTGATTTAGAGGTAACTTCCACTGAAAATCCCATGCTTGAAGAGGCTTATGATTTTGCACAGATTATTTTAGATAATAATATCCAAGAAAACAACAACTATAAAAAACTACTGCAGTTGGCCCAGATTGTAGCCCAAACTAGCTACCAAATGAGGCTTGCTGCTGGAATAAAATTTGAGGCAGATATACATGATTGA
- a CDS encoding energy-coupling factor transporter transmembrane component T: MNNNQQIIGYKAGKTFIHKLNATAKLLFFVITTVACMISYDTRLLLAVGLSSLILFKMSDIKWKQISFVMNFIIVFSLLNLVIVFLFDPNYGPRLYGSKTIIFAFVSYEELFYLLNLALKYFCTVPLALIFLMTTDPSQFASSLNKIGVGYRISYAVSLALRYIPDVQNDFNNIKISQQARGVDLSSKARLTQKIKVNVQLILPLIFSSLDRIEKVATAMELRRFGSQKKRTWYSYKPFKASDYLVLSLALIILVLTVLLFKVNGGRFYNPFA; the protein is encoded by the coding sequence ATGAATAACAACCAACAAATTATTGGATATAAGGCTGGAAAAACCTTTATCCACAAGCTAAATGCCACGGCCAAATTACTCTTTTTTGTAATTACAACCGTTGCCTGCATGATTTCTTATGATACCAGACTCTTACTGGCTGTGGGCCTTAGCTCCCTTATCCTCTTTAAGATGTCTGATATCAAATGGAAGCAAATTTCATTTGTCATGAATTTCATCATTGTCTTCTCCCTCCTAAATTTGGTCATCGTCTTCCTCTTTGATCCAAACTACGGGCCTAGGCTTTATGGTTCAAAGACAATCATCTTTGCCTTTGTGAGCTATGAGGAACTTTTTTACCTGCTAAACCTAGCCCTTAAGTACTTCTGTACTGTTCCTTTAGCCCTCATCTTTTTAATGACAACAGACCCCAGCCAGTTTGCAAGCTCCCTTAATAAAATCGGAGTGGGCTACCGGATTTCTTATGCTGTAAGTCTTGCTCTTAGATATATTCCTGATGTCCAAAATGACTTCAACAATATTAAAATCAGCCAGCAGGCACGAGGAGTTGATCTGTCATCAAAGGCTAGGTTGACCCAAAAAATTAAGGTCAATGTTCAATTAATCCTCCCCCTAATCTTCTCAAGCTTAGATAGGATTGAAAAGGTAGCAACAGCCATGGAACTTAGAAGATTTGGTAGTCAGAAAAAAAGAACCTGGTATTCTTACAAGCCCTTCAAGGCTTCTGATTATTTGGTCTTAAGCCTTGCCCTTATTATTTTAGTTCTCACAGTCCTATTATTTAAGGTTAATGGCGGACGTTTTTATAACCCCTTTGCCTAA
- a CDS encoding ABC transporter ATP-binding protein, which produces MQEKIIDIKDFSFRYSSQNEPTLKDINLGIKKGEKVLIIGPSGSGKSTLGQTLNGIIPNLHKGEAKGNLLINNLPFGSSIFNLSKSISTVLQDTDDQFIGLTVGEDIAFALENDQIKQEAMKKAVDYWANAVGLEKFLNKKPQELSGGQKQRVTLAGVLIDESPVILFDEPLANLDPRSGEDTINLIDQIHKKTGATSIIIEHRLEDVLLADLDRIILVNNGQILFDGGANELLTSDLLEENGLREPLYVSALKYAGIDIRKVTNLENISQLKLTDQDTLKLRDWAHKLSPKKEVNHFEELLRLENLSTGYGDDLILKDVNLVINQGERISIVGPNGAGKSTLVKAICNFIDSSGDIFWKKENITQENIAERAEKIGFVMQNPNHMISQSMIFDEVALGLKLRKLPEQEIREQVEETLKICGLYQFRNWPISALSYGQKKRVTIASILVLKPSLIILDEPTAGQDFEHYSEFMDFLDRLNRKGTTIISITHDMHQMMEYSDRTLVIADHGLLADKKPAELLTSEELIKKVHLKKTSLFKLAQMADISDAESFIQNFISLEKTRRVSHE; this is translated from the coding sequence ATGCAAGAAAAAATTATAGATATAAAAGATTTTTCCTTCCGCTATAGTAGCCAAAATGAGCCTACTTTAAAGGACATTAACTTGGGTATTAAAAAGGGGGAGAAAGTTCTTATTATCGGACCTTCTGGCTCTGGTAAATCAACCTTAGGACAGACATTAAACGGGATTATCCCAAACCTACATAAGGGCGAAGCAAAAGGCAATTTGTTAATTAACAACTTGCCTTTTGGCTCGTCTATCTTTAATCTTTCAAAATCAATCAGCACTGTCCTCCAAGATACTGATGATCAGTTTATCGGCCTTACAGTTGGTGAGGATATAGCCTTTGCCCTTGAAAATGATCAAATCAAGCAAGAGGCCATGAAAAAAGCTGTCGACTACTGGGCTAATGCTGTTGGTCTTGAAAAATTCTTAAATAAAAAACCGCAAGAATTATCAGGTGGTCAAAAGCAGAGGGTTACTCTAGCAGGTGTCTTGATTGATGAGTCACCCGTCATCCTTTTTGATGAACCTCTAGCCAATTTAGATCCAAGGTCCGGCGAGGACACCATCAACTTAATTGACCAAATTCATAAAAAGACTGGTGCTACAAGTATCATCATTGAACACCGTCTTGAGGATGTTCTTTTAGCTGACCTTGACCGAATAATCCTTGTCAACAATGGGCAAATACTCTTTGATGGCGGAGCAAATGAGCTTTTAACCTCTGATCTCTTAGAAGAAAATGGTCTGCGTGAGCCCCTTTATGTCAGTGCCCTAAAATACGCAGGTATTGACATTAGAAAGGTCACAAATCTTGAAAATATCAGCCAGCTCAAGCTTACTGACCAAGACACCCTAAAACTCAGGGACTGGGCCCATAAGCTTAGCCCTAAAAAGGAAGTAAATCACTTTGAAGAACTCCTAAGACTTGAAAACCTATCTACAGGTTACGGGGATGATTTAATCCTAAAGGATGTTAATCTAGTCATCAATCAAGGGGAGCGAATCTCAATCGTTGGTCCTAATGGGGCCGGCAAGTCAACCCTTGTTAAAGCCATTTGTAATTTTATTGATTCAAGTGGGGATATTTTTTGGAAAAAAGAGAATATCACCCAGGAAAATATTGCTGAAAGAGCCGAAAAAATCGGCTTTGTCATGCAAAATCCTAATCACATGATTAGTCAATCAATGATTTTTGATGAGGTTGCCCTGGGTCTTAAATTAAGGAAGCTTCCTGAGCAAGAAATCAGGGAGCAGGTTGAAGAAACCCTTAAAATTTGTGGTCTCTACCAGTTTAGAAATTGGCCGATTTCAGCTCTTAGCTATGGTCAGAAAAAACGGGTAACTATCGCTTCCATCTTGGTTTTAAAACCAAGCCTAATCATTCTTGATGAGCCAACGGCAGGGCAGGATTTTGAACACTATTCAGAATTCATGGACTTTCTTGATCGCCTCAACCGCAAGGGTACTACTATCATCTCCATCACCCATGACATGCACCAGATGATGGAATATAGTGACCGCACCCTAGTCATTGCAGATCACGGTCTTCTGGCAGATAAGAAGCCAGCAGAGCTTTTAACAAGTGAAGAATTAATCAAAAAGGTTCACCTAAAGAAAACCAGCCTCTTTAAGTTGGCCCAGATGGCTGATATTTCGGATGCTGAATCCTTCATTCAAAACTTCATCAGTCTTGAAAAAACTAGGAGGGTCAGCCATGAATAA